GTCGTCGAGCGTGACCATTCGTCTGTTCGCCGTCTTGGTGGGCGCGGCGACGAGCGTCGGCGTCGTGCGTTGGTCGGGTCGCCCGTGGCGAATGACAGCGACGCTCCTGTCGATGGTCAAGCGGTTGCCGTCGACACTGTCCCACCGGAACGCGGCGAGCTCGGCGCGGCGCGCGCCTGTCACCGCGGCCAAGCGCAATGCGAGTCCGGCGGCGGGATCGAAGCTCGTGGCGGCATCGATCACCGCGCGCACATCTTCAGCCTTCATCGACTCGCGAGGAGCACGCGCGGGCTGGGATACCGGCGCGAGGGAGGCGACGTTCGTGGTGACCCAACCCCACCGCAGTGCTTGCGCCAGCGCGGCGCGCAACACCATGTGGCGATTCCGGATCGAGCCGGGGCCGACGCCGGCCTTGCGCAGGCGCACATGCCACCGGTCGACGTCGACCACCGAAAGACGCGCTACCGCGACCGATCCGATGGGATCCTCGGCCACGAGGCGGACGCGGCTCCGCTGATCGCGCTTGGTCGCCTCGGCGCGCTCGCCTCCGCGGAGCTCCAGATAGGCGTCGAGCAGCTCGGCGACGGTTCGCCCGCGGGCCCGCGGAGCCGGATGAACGGTGAGCTCGGCAGCGACCCGCTGCGCGTCCTTCTTGCCGCCCCGCACTGTCCGGCTGACCTGGGTCGGCTTGCCGAGGTCGTCGCGACCCGTGAACGCCCGTACCTCCCACACACCGGGGCGTCTTTGGCGGATAGTGGCCATCCGCGCACTTTAGACCGAGTAGGGATGAGAGTAGGGATAGCCCTTCGGCAAAGGGCCTCAGCCGTGACGCAAGATCACCGAATATGTATACCCGATATGGCTCGTGCGATCACCAACCGCTGGATCTCGCTGGTTCCTTCGAAGATCGTGTAGATCTTGGCGTCGCGGTGCCAGCGCTCGACGGGGTAGTCGCGGATGTAGCCGTA
The sequence above is a segment of the Acidimicrobiia bacterium genome. Coding sequences within it:
- a CDS encoding site-specific integrase, translating into MATIRQRRPGVWEVRAFTGRDDLGKPTQVSRTVRGGKKDAQRVAAELTVHPAPRARGRTVAELLDAYLELRGGERAEATKRDQRSRVRLVAEDPIGSVAVARLSVVDVDRWHVRLRKAGVGPGSIRNRHMVLRAALAQALRWGWVTTNVASLAPVSQPARAPRESMKAEDVRAVIDAATSFDPAAGLALRLAAVTGARRAELAAFRWDSVDGNRLTIDRSVAVIRHGRPDQRTTPTLVAAPTKTANRRMVTLDDDTLDLIAKVRTEREEFGPWMFAIGNLPANPDRIGNWWSRARRIAGIDEKWRLHDLRHWSATVAISGGHDVRTVAGRLGHANPAMTLRVYAHAVEAADQAVAVALGQALLGDAP